The following coding sequences lie in one Indicator indicator isolate 239-I01 chromosome 2, UM_Iind_1.1, whole genome shotgun sequence genomic window:
- the LOC128978980 gene encoding potassium channel subfamily K member 16-like, with protein MPLFTIHNQRISWTPLLVVGYLFYLLLGAMVFQLLEKQAEGHFRDQFQLEKLKFLQNYTCLDRQALEQFVQVLLEAWEKGVNPEGNSTNPSNWDFSNSFFFAGTVVTTIGYGNLSPSTVAGQTFCVFYALFGVPLNLAFLNQLGKGLNCHLMTLERWVQKPGRAQVVQTLAVATFLITGTLLFLVFPPLVFSYVEGWSYGEGFYFTFITLSTIGFGDYVVGTNPNKHYIPVYRSLTAIWIVFGLAWLALVFNVGADMMEKFLQLKRHKPDLSLAEGATIKLEDEPEQPRIHIPG; from the exons atgccCCTCTTCACCATACATAACCAGCGGATCAGCTGGACTCCTCTCCTGGTCGTGGGGTATCTCTTTTACCTCCTTCTGGGTGCTATGGTGttccagctgctggagaagcaggCAGAAGGTCACTTTCGGGACCAGTTCCAGCTGGAGAAGCTCAAGTTCCTGCAGAACTACACATGCTTGGACAGAcaagccctggagcagtttGTACAG GTCCTCTTAGAAGCATGGGAAAAAGGGGTCAACCcagaaggaaactctacaaaTCCCAGTAACTGGGACTTCAGCAACTCCTTCTTTTTTGCAGGAACTGTTGTCACCACTATAG gttatggtaacctgtcacccagcacagTGGCAGGGCAGACCTTCTGTGTGTTTTATGCCTTATTTGGAGTGCCCCTCAACCTGGCCTTCCTTAATCAGTTAGGGAAAGGCCTCAACTGTCATCTGATGACCCTGGAAAGATGGGTGCAAAAGCCAGGCCGTGCTCAG GTGGTTCAAACACTGGCAGTAGCCACCTTCCTGATCACTGGCACCTTGCTTTTTCTAGTGTTCCCACCATTGGTATTCAGTTATGTAGAAGGCTGGAGCTACGGAGAAGGCTTTTACTTCACCTTCATCACCCTGAGCACCATTGGATTTGGGGACTATGTAGTAG GCACAAACCCCAATAAGCACTATATCCCAGTGTACAGGAGCCTAACTGCAATTTGGATTGTTTTTGGCTTGGCCTGGCTGGCTCTGGTCTTCAATGTGGGAGCTGACATGATGGAAAAATTCCTTCAGCTAAAGCGGCACAAGCCTGACTTAAGCTTGGCAGAAGGAGCCACCATCAAATTGGAAGACGAACCTGAGCAGCCTAGAATCCACATCCCTGGCTGA